From a single Raphanus sativus cultivar WK10039 chromosome 3, ASM80110v3, whole genome shotgun sequence genomic region:
- the LOC130509052 gene encoding exopolygalacturonase-like — protein sequence MACLASAFKALCLSLLFIAAVASRPTNRPKVFNVQRYGAKADGKTDNAKAFTNIWKSACTRKSGNSKIYVPKGVFYLGGVEFVGPCTNQIEFIIDGTLLAPSNPRKIKNDTWINFRYINNLIISGAGTLDGQGKESWPLNDCHKNPNCPKLAMTMGFAFVNNSRINGITSLNSKMGHFNFFSVHHFNITDVTITAPGDSPNTDGLKFGFCSNINISKTHIGTGDDCIAILSGTTNMDISNVNCGPGHGISVGSLGKNKEEKDVSGLTVRDIVFNGTSDGIRIKTWESSASKILVSNFVYENIQMINVGNPINIDQKYCPHPPCEKKGESHVQIQDLKLKNIYGTSTNKVAVNLQCSKSFPCKNVELTDINLEHKGVEGGPSTAVCENVDGSARGKMVPQHCLN from the exons ATGGCTTGCCTTGCTTCTGCGTTTAAGGCTTTGTGTTTGTCTCTCTTGTTCATCGCCGCCGTTGCAAGTCGTCCGACCAACAGGCCAAAGGTTTTTAACGTCCAACGCTATGGTGCCAAAGCAGACGGAAAAACTGATAACGCCAAG GCGTTCACAAACATATGGAAAAGCGCATGCACGAGGAAAAGTGGTAATAGTAAAATCTATGTACCGAAAGGAGTGTTTTATCTTGGTGGTGTAGAGTTCGTAGGGCCATGCACAAATCAGATTGAATTCATTATCGATGGAAC NTTATTGGCTCCTTCAAACCCTAGGAAAATTAAAAATGACACATGGATCAACTTCAGGTACATTAACAATCTTATTATCTCCGGTGCCGGTACACTCGACGGCCAAGGGAAAGAGTCTTGGCCACTAAATGACTGCCACAAAAACCCCAATTGTCCTAAGCTAGCTATG ACCATGGGATTTGCATTCGTGAACAACTCAAGAATTAATGGGATAACATCACTCAACAGCAAAATGGGACACTTCAACTTCTTCTCCGTCCATCACTTCAACATCACTGACGTCACTATAACAGCTCCCGGCGATAGCCCCAACACCGACGGGTTAAAGTTTGGGTTCTGCAGCAACATTAACATCTCCAAGACACACATTGGTACCGGAGACGACTGTATCGCCATCCTTTCCGGAACCACAAACATGGATATCTCTAATGTCAACTGTGGTCCCGGACATGGGATCAGTGTTGGAAGCTTAGGGAAGAACAAAGAAGAGAAGGATGTTAGTGGCTTAACCGTAAGAGACATAGTCTTTAATGGCACAAGCGATGGTATTCGGATCAAGACTTGGGAATCTTCAGCTTCGAAGATCTTGGTTTCTAACTTTGTGTACGAGAATATTCAGATGATTAACGTTGGAAACCCTATCAACATCGACCAGAAGTATTGTCCTCACCCACCCTGTGAAAAGAAG GGAGAGTCGCACGTTCAAATCCAAGACCTTAAGTTAAAGAACATATATGGAACTTCAACGAACAAAGTGGCGGTGAATCTACAATGTAGCAAGAGCTTTCCATGCAAGAATGTTGAGCTAACTGACATTAACCTAGAGCATAAGGGAGTCGAGGGTGGTCCTTCCACTGCAGTATGCGAGAATGTTGACGGTTCTGCACGTGGCAAGATGGTTCCTCAGCATTGTCTAAACTGA
- the LOC108844194 gene encoding eukaryotic translation initiation factor 2 subunit alpha homolog — translation MATPPNLECRMYESKYPEVDMAVMIQVKNIADMGAYVSLLEYNNIEGMILFSELSRRRIRSVSSLIKVGRIEPVMVLRVDKEKGYIDLSKRRVSEEDIQTCEERYNKSKLVHSIMRHVAETLSIDLEELYVNIGWPLYRKHGHAFEAFKVLVTDPDSVLGSLTREIKEVGPDGQEVTRVVPAVTEEVKDALVKNIRRRMTPQPMKIRADIELKCFQFDGVVHIKEAMKKAEAAGNEDCPVKIKLVAPPLYVLTTQTLDKEQGIEILEKAIAVCTETIDKHKGKLVIKEAPRAVSERDDKMLTEHMAKLRMDNEEISGDEESGEEEEDTGMGEVDIDGGAGIIE, via the exons ATGGCGACTCCTCCGAATCTAGAGTGCCGGATGTACGAATCCAAGTACCCCGAAGTCGACATGGCCGTAATGATCCAGGTCAAAAACATCGCGGACATGGGAGCCTACGTGTCACTCCTGGAGTACAACAACATCGAAGGCATGATCCTCTTCTCCGAGCTCTCCCGCCGTCGGATCCGGAGCGTGAGCAGCTTGATCAAGGTCGGGAGAATCGAGCCCGTCATGGTCCTGCGTGTGGACAAGGAGAAAGGGTACATTGATCTGAGCAAACGCAGGGTTAGCGAGGAGGATATACAGACTTGTGAAGAGAGGTATAACAAGAGCAAGCTTGTGCATTCTATCATGCGTCATGTTGCTGAGACGCTTTCTATTGATTTGgag gaGTTGTATGTGAACATTGGTTGGCCTTTGTACCGTAAACATGGTCATGCTTTTGAG GCTTTCAAGGTCTTAGTGACTGATCCTGATTCTGTGCTGGGTTCCCTCACCCGTGAGATCAAAGAAGTTGGGCCTGATGGGCAGGAG GTGACCAGGGTTGTACCTGCTGTTACGGAAGAAGTGAAAGATGCGCTTGTGAAGAACATTAGGAGGAGAATGACACCACAGCCAATGAAAATCCGTGCTGATATCGAATTGAAATGTTTTCAGTTTGACGGTGTTGTTCACATTAAG GAAGCCATGAAAAAGGCTGAAGCTGCTGGAAACGAAGACTGTCCTGTTAAGATTAAATTGGTTGCTCCACCTCTATATGTCCTTACTACTCAGACTCTTGACAAG GAACAAGGGATTGAAATTCTAGAGAAGGCCATAGCAGTTTGCACTGAGACAATTGACAAACACAAAGGCAAGCTCGTCATTAAGGAGGCACCTAGAGCT GTGAGTGAAAGAGATGATAAGATGCTGACAGAACACATGGCTAAGCTAAGAATGGACAATGAAGAAATCAGCGGGGATGAAGAAAgtggagaagaggaagaagacacgGGGATGGGCGAAGTTGATATCGATGGTGGCGCAGGAATCATTGAGtag
- the LOC130509602 gene encoding uncharacterized protein LOC130509602, whose product MYFTRGYTFHTYEYGRQRATSNYGICVKGETDFYGILTEIIEVEFPGILKLKCVLFKCEWFDPVVNRGVRFNKFGVVDVNGGRRYNKFEPFILASQADQVSYLPYPRMRESGINWLSVIKVTPRGRIISGEEPPLQEEQINEVEEPEQQIDDILLIDPHNHEYEDLTDDGTDEAVEDEFNENDDVSSDDENVSD is encoded by the exons atgtatttcacacgaggctatacttttcacacatatgagtatggtagacagcgggcaaccagtaactatggaatatgtgtgaaaggggaaaccgatttctacggtatcttgacagagattatcgaagtggaatttccagggatattgaagctgaaatgcgtcctcttcaaatgtgagtggttcgaccccgtcgtcaacagaggtgttcggtttaacaaattcggtgtagttgatgtcaatggtggaagaag gtacaacaaattcgagcctttcatcttagcttcacaagcagatcaagttagctaccttccataccctcggatgagagaatcgggaataaattggttatccgtgatcaaagttacacctcgaggacgaatcataagtggagaagaaccaccattgcaagaagaacagataaatgaagtcgaggaacctgaacaacaaattgatgacattcttctcattgatccgcataatcatgagtatgaagatcttaccgacgatggcacagatgaagctgttgaagacgagtttaatgaaaatgatgatgtttctagtgatgacgaaaatgtatctgattga